One region of Lathamus discolor isolate bLatDis1 chromosome 2, bLatDis1.hap1, whole genome shotgun sequence genomic DNA includes:
- the CCT5 gene encoding T-complex protein 1 subunit epsilon, with protein MSAMGTLAFDEYGRPFLILKDQERKTRLMGLEALKSHIMAAKAVASTLRTSLGPNGLDKMMVDKDGEVTVTNDGATILNMMDVDHQIAKLMVELSKSQDDEIGDGTTGVVVLAGALLEQAEQLLDRGIHPIRIADGYEQAARIAIEHLDKISDSFTVDPQNIEPLIQTAKTTLGSKVVNRCHRQMAEIAVNAVLTVADMERRDVDFELIKVQGKVGGRLEDTQLVKGVIVDKDFSHPQMPKELKDAKIAILTCPFEPPKPKTKHKLDVTSVEDYKALQKYEKEKFEEMVKQIKDTGANLAICQWGFDDEANHLLLQNELPAVRWVGGAEIELIAIATGGRIVPRFCELTAEKLGFAGVVREISFGTTKDRMLVIEQCQNSRAVTIFIRGGNKMIIEEAKRSLHDALCVIRNLVRDNRIVYGGGAAEISCALAVSEAADKCPSLEQYAMRAFADALEVIPMALSENSGMNPIQTMTEVRARQVKENNPALGIDCLQKGTNDMKQQHVIETLIGKKQQISLATQVVRMILKIDDIRRPGESEE; from the exons ATGTCGGCCATGGGGACTTTGGCGTTTGATGAGTATGGGCGCCCTTTCCTCATCCTCAAGGATCAGGAACGGAAGACGCGCCTTATGGGGCTCGAGGCGCTTAAG TCTCACATAATGGCAGCAAAGGCTGTAGCAAGTACTCTGAGAACATCCCTTGGGCCCAAtg GCTTGGATAAAATGATGGTGGACAAAGATGGGGAGGTGACTGTGACAAATGATGGTGCTACCATCCTGAATATGATGGATGTGGACCACCAGATAGCCAAACTTATGGTGGAGCTGTCTAAGTCTCAAGATGATGAGATTGGGGATGGAACCACTGGAGTTGTTG tTCTGGCTGGAGCCTTATTGGAACAGGCTGAGCAATTGCTGGATCGTGGTATTCACCCCATCAGAATAGCAGACGGTTATGAGCAGGCAGCTCGTATTGCCATTGAGCATCTAGACAAAATCAGTGACAGCTTTACAGTTGATCCACAGAACATTGAACCACTGATCCAGACAGCAAAGACAACCTTAGGCTCTAAAGT AGTTAACCGCTGTCACAGACAAATGGCAGAAATTGCTGTAAATGCTGTACTGACAGTAGCAGATATGGAACGTAGAGATGTTGATTTTGAGCTAATCAAAGTACAAGGCAAAGTGGGTGGTAGACTGGAAGATACACAGTTGGTTAAAGGAGTGATTGTGGATAAAGATTTCAGTCATCCTCAGATGCCTAAA GAGCTTAAAGATGCTAAAATTGCAATCCTTACTTGTCCATTCGAACCACCTAAGCCTAAAACCAAGCATAAGCTTGATGTCACATCTGTGGAAGATTACAAGGCACTGCAGAAATACGAAAAGGAGAAGTTTGAAGAGATGGTGAAACAA ATAAAAGACACTGGTGCAAACCTTGCTATTTGCCAGTGGGGTTTTGATGATGAGGCAAATCACTTGCTGCTCCAGAATGAGCTGCCTGCTGTTCGTTGGGTTGGTGGAGCTGAAATAGAA TTAATCGCCATTGCAACTGGAGGCCGCATTGTTCCTCGCTTCTGTGAACTCACAGCAGAGAAACTGGGTTTTGCGGGTGTTGTCAGAGAGATCTCCTTTGGAACAACCAAGGACAGAATGCTTGTCATTGAACAGTGTCAGAATTCCAGAGCTGTGACCATTTTCATtagaggaggaaataaaatg ATCATTGAAGAAGCAAAGCGATCTCTCCATGACGCATTGTGTGTCATTCGGAATCTTGTTCGTGATAATCGTATTGTATATGGTGGTGGCGCAGCTGAAATTTCTTGTGCCTTGGCAGTCAGTGAAGCAGCAGATAAG TGCCCATCTTTGGAACAGTATGCTATGAGAGCTTTTGCAGATGCTCTGGAGGTAATTCCCATGGCACTCTCGGAGAACAGTGGTATGAATCCAATACAGACAATGACCGAAGTGCGGGCTAggcaagtgaaagaaaacaatccTGCCCTCGGCATTGATTGCTTGCAGAAAGGAACAAATG ATATGAAGCAGCAACATGTCATAGAAACCTTGATtgggaagaaacagcagatttcTCTGGCAACTCAGGTCGTTAGAATGATTCTGAAGATTGATGATATCCGTAGGCCTGGAGAGTCTGAAGAGTAA